One window from the genome of Rariglobus hedericola encodes:
- a CDS encoding toxin-antitoxin system YwqK family antitoxin, with product MARRLPEKPSAQTSEPFIQNHKDGSLWATGQTKDGQPTGYWEWFRRDGTRLRSGHFTAGVQTGEWTTYDKTGQVYKVTVMKPKKPAVRSSPGGAGS from the coding sequence ATGGCCAGACGCCTTCCTGAAAAGCCATCAGCCCAGACCAGCGAGCCCTTCATCCAAAACCACAAGGACGGCAGTCTGTGGGCGACGGGCCAAACCAAGGACGGACAACCCACCGGCTACTGGGAATGGTTTCGCCGCGATGGCACCCGGCTCCGCTCCGGCCATTTCACCGCGGGCGTTCAGACCGGCGAGTGGACCACCTACGACAAAACCGGCCAGGTTTATAAAGTCACCGTCATGAAGCCCAAGAAGCCCGCCGTGCGCTCAAGCCCGGGCGGCGCCGGTAGCTGA
- a CDS encoding DUF5069 domain-containing protein, whose translation MHIEGLRSPYDQVGGLVFFGRMLDKIRLHAAGRLPSDYNRRGGMDARICTFLQLDYDRIVAVALSEPDDLRALEQCFEQGRRPSAEESLIFNAFMTKRGWRDEQSDDIRQRKINLGLGHRDDLQTCFDIHDADEGRK comes from the coding sequence ATGCACATTGAAGGATTGAGATCGCCGTATGACCAGGTGGGTGGGTTGGTTTTCTTTGGCCGGATGCTGGATAAAATCCGGCTGCACGCCGCCGGTCGCCTACCATCTGACTATAATCGCCGGGGCGGCATGGATGCACGGATCTGCACGTTTCTCCAATTGGATTACGACCGCATCGTCGCGGTGGCGCTGTCAGAACCGGACGACTTGCGCGCACTGGAACAGTGCTTTGAACAAGGACGGCGCCCGTCCGCAGAAGAGAGCCTGATTTTCAACGCATTCATGACGAAACGCGGGTGGCGCGACGAGCAATCCGACGACATCCGTCAGCGCAAAATCAATCTGGGGCTGGGCCATCGTGATGACCTGCAGACCTGCTTCGACATCCACGATGCCGACGAAGGTCGCAAATAA
- a CDS encoding methyltransferase domain-containing protein has translation MPTPFLARAVSALRRFFGRPPSAEDAHRDNNRLYFSGMHQQERMLADRPRMDFYHTAIERHIHPGDHVIDLGTGTGILAAFASRRGAARVHALDHSPILKHARSLAVDNEIKNVDFISGHSSKFTLDKPVDVILHEQMGDYLFDEAMIPNVCDLRDRLLKPGGRILPACFEFYCEPVQLDTTRHVPFIWNLNVKGYDFSSMERQRPQDTDYYRLCGNDGTLVEHFLAEPAPALTFDLHTVNEATLPKDLRIQKTVTSPGRIDGLVVYFRTTVDDDLQLSSAPHDPGRAPHWGFRILRTEPADYALGDVIEVSLTVARWHDVDTWRWAHAPAAVSVSTEPALV, from the coding sequence ATGCCCACTCCTTTTCTCGCACGCGCCGTGTCCGCCCTTCGCCGCTTCTTCGGTCGCCCCCCTTCGGCTGAGGACGCGCATCGCGATAACAACCGGCTCTACTTTTCAGGCATGCACCAACAGGAGCGCATGCTGGCCGATCGGCCGCGCATGGATTTCTACCACACTGCGATCGAACGTCACATCCACCCCGGCGACCATGTGATCGATCTCGGCACGGGCACAGGCATCCTCGCTGCATTTGCCTCGCGTCGCGGTGCCGCCCGCGTCCACGCGCTCGACCACTCACCCATCCTGAAACACGCCCGCAGTCTCGCCGTCGACAATGAGATCAAAAACGTCGATTTCATTTCCGGCCACAGCAGCAAGTTCACCCTCGATAAACCGGTCGATGTGATCCTCCACGAACAGATGGGCGACTACCTGTTCGACGAGGCCATGATCCCCAACGTATGCGATCTGCGCGATCGCTTGCTCAAGCCCGGCGGCCGCATCCTGCCCGCGTGCTTCGAGTTCTATTGCGAGCCGGTGCAACTCGACACCACCCGTCACGTTCCGTTCATCTGGAACCTCAACGTCAAGGGCTACGATTTCTCCTCGATGGAGCGTCAGCGTCCGCAAGACACCGACTACTACCGCCTTTGTGGCAACGACGGCACGCTGGTTGAGCATTTCCTCGCAGAGCCGGCGCCGGCCCTCACCTTCGATTTGCACACAGTCAACGAAGCCACGCTGCCCAAGGATCTGCGTATCCAAAAAACCGTGACCAGTCCGGGGCGTATCGACGGTCTCGTGGTTTACTTTCGCACGACGGTGGACGACGACCTGCAACTCAGCTCGGCACCCCATGATCCGGGCCGCGCGCCGCACTGGGGCTTTCGCATCCTGCGCACCGAACCGGCCGACTACGCCCTTGGTGACGTGATCGAGGTGAGCCTCACCGTGGCCCGCTGGCACGACGTGGACACCTGGCGCTGGGCCCATGCCCCCGCAGCCGTGTCAGTGTCCACGGAACCGGCCCTCGTCTGA
- a CDS encoding DUF6194 family protein, whose product MNEAEIIRYIVENFPGVEAATADGNTFFFYDPERKLPFATIVANDDYDTVSNLGRPDVFRLNVGVSKATCAQLFSVENATFDYTALDTLMPHPIYAKMHWLCILSPSSATWETTIIPLVMEAYTLDVGRQARRA is encoded by the coding sequence ATGAACGAAGCCGAGATCATCCGTTACATCGTAGAGAACTTTCCCGGGGTTGAAGCCGCCACCGCCGACGGCAACACCTTCTTTTTCTACGATCCTGAGCGCAAGTTGCCCTTTGCTACGATCGTCGCCAACGACGACTACGACACGGTATCCAACTTGGGCCGACCCGATGTTTTTCGACTCAATGTCGGCGTGAGCAAAGCAACCTGCGCACAATTGTTCTCCGTGGAAAACGCCACCTTCGACTACACCGCGCTGGATACGCTGATGCCCCACCCGATCTACGCGAAGATGCACTGGCTGTGCATCCTCAGTCCTTCGTCAGCCACGTGGGAAACCACGATCATCCCGCTCGTCATGGAAGCCTACACGCTGGATGTCGGCCGGCAGGCACGGCGCGCATAA
- a CDS encoding DUF1648 domain-containing protein, protein MKSSKFPFYIWLGALPFFVANIWLGTRNLPDRIATHFNAAGEADGWMSRDAHLVSFIALGLGMSAFIIGLCFAIRWFPADKLNVPNKAFWQKPANRAVAMGFLFYHAFWLGALSFAFIAAVNYFIVAANQNSASMLATRGLQITSGLFIVGVIAWSFLLVRFFQKTKPGA, encoded by the coding sequence ATGAAATCCTCCAAGTTTCCTTTCTACATATGGCTCGGCGCCCTGCCGTTCTTCGTCGCCAATATCTGGCTCGGCACGCGCAATCTGCCTGATCGTATCGCCACGCATTTCAACGCCGCCGGCGAGGCCGACGGTTGGATGTCCCGCGATGCGCACTTGGTCAGCTTTATCGCACTCGGTCTCGGCATGTCGGCCTTCATCATCGGGCTCTGCTTCGCAATTCGCTGGTTTCCCGCGGACAAGCTCAACGTGCCCAACAAGGCGTTCTGGCAAAAACCCGCCAACCGCGCCGTCGCGATGGGTTTTCTATTTTATCACGCCTTCTGGCTCGGCGCGCTGTCCTTCGCATTTATCGCGGCGGTGAACTACTTCATCGTGGCCGCCAACCAAAACTCCGCCTCAATGCTGGCCACGCGTGGACTGCAAATCACCTCGGGCCTGTTCATCGTCGGCGTGATCGCGTGGAGCTTCCTCCTCGTGCGATTTTTCCAGAAAACCAAGCCGGGCGCCTGA
- a CDS encoding adenylate/guanylate cyclase domain-containing protein, whose translation MTNDQPMQEFYDCLDRCNETTTIEARATLEAGLWARFGTEQTVLVLDMAGFTTKVQTHGLLFFLRKIRYMQKTVGPLLTQWNGRLVKFEADNVYAVFTSSLDAVRCALSIHEAFHNLTNGLPDVDNVVVSIGIARGRILMIPGHDFFGDAVNLASKLGEDLAGHRETFISADLLADVSGEPGIKVEPLDMAVGGIRLAAARVSRIA comes from the coding sequence ATGACGAACGATCAGCCGATGCAGGAGTTCTACGACTGTCTTGATCGTTGCAATGAGACGACCACGATCGAGGCGCGCGCCACGTTGGAAGCCGGCCTGTGGGCGCGCTTCGGCACCGAGCAGACGGTTCTGGTGCTCGATATGGCCGGGTTCACCACCAAGGTGCAAACACACGGGCTGCTCTTCTTCCTGCGAAAAATCCGCTACATGCAAAAAACCGTCGGTCCGTTGCTCACACAGTGGAACGGCCGGCTTGTAAAGTTCGAGGCCGACAACGTCTATGCAGTCTTCACCTCCAGTCTCGACGCGGTGCGGTGCGCGTTGAGCATCCACGAAGCCTTTCACAATCTCACCAACGGCCTGCCCGACGTGGACAACGTGGTGGTGAGCATCGGGATCGCGCGCGGTCGCATCCTGATGATTCCCGGTCACGATTTTTTCGGAGACGCGGTCAACCTCGCCTCCAAACTCGGCGAGGATCTGGCCGGTCATCGCGAGACGTTTATCAGTGCTGATCTACTGGCCGACGTGAGCGGCGAGCCAGGGATCAAAGTCGAGCCCTTGGACATGGCGGTGGGTGGC